Sequence from the Bufo bufo chromosome 10, aBufBuf1.1, whole genome shotgun sequence genome:
ttaatgcccattgaaaggcattgatccggatccggccttaagctaaacgtcgtttcggcgcattgccggagccgacatttagctttttcagagtggttaccatggctgccgggacgctaaagtcctggcagccatggtaaagtgtagcggggagcgggggagcagtatacttaccgtccgtgcggctccccgggcgctccagagtgacgtcagggcgccccaagcgcatggatcatgtgatcacatggatcacgtcatccatgcgcatggggcgctctgacgtcattctggagcgccccgggagccgcacggactgtaagtataccgctcccccgctccccgctcccactatggcaaccaggactttaatagcgtcctgggtgccatagtaacactgaacgcatttggaagacggttccgtcttcaaatgctttcagtacacttgcgtttttccggatccggcgtgtaattccggcaagtggagtgcacgccggatccggacaacgcaagtgtgaaagaggccttacaaatgccatcagttggcatacgtttcgccggactgaactgcttgccggatcactctgccgcaagtgtgaaagtagccttatcagtcTATGAAGAAGCAAACCTGGAACAGAATATTCTTGAGGGTTATCCcattattaatgtaaaaaaatgaaaatcagacattacacagtacatgacaatctcctaacaaagccagaaccagccctgtacctcggatacagagatctccccatacattgctctactagatttatttcaagctgccgACTCAGGGAGTGTTCCCTTTCTCAGGGGGTCATGTTCTGTCTGCTGCGGCTGAAGGATGGAGCTTAGCATGTACGTCCgtctcagtgagatggacaaagaaaccacaagagcaaacagcaggtggcgctatacagatagacgatattgaataactcagtggctatgctaaatgtttATTTACATGcacttacaaaagtattcaggttcAGGAGCTAgtttgaaaaatgcacaatatttttcatgggacggcCTATAAAACTGACCGGTGCCATCAGAAATGCTAAAAACCTCAAACatatttttctctttatttttacGGACAGAACATACAAAGGCATTTACACACATATTACTACTTAAGAAACGGTCCCACTCCGCTCTGTAATCAGTCCACATGCGCTCATCACTTGCCCTTCTTAAACTTCCTAGATGGTGTGCTTGCGGTTTTTGCCTTTTTCTTGGCAGATCCTTTAGCGTCATTTTCCTTCCTTTTAGTTGAACTAATGGATCCAGTCACCTTAAAGAAGTCATCTAGTCGGCCCTGTGTACTGCCATGACGGTTCTTAGTCAGCTTCTTGGCTCCATTGCGTATACGGTCTTCACTGAACTGCTTTTCTCCACACATAAAGGCCACCAGAGCCTCCTCCTCTGGATCGGTCCACTTCAGCTCCACACCATTTACATCAATCACCTCAGGCTCTAAGAAGAGCTGGCGAGCCTCTTTGTGCAGCCAATTTTCAGGCACGGGGTATTTCTTTAGGTCAATGTTATCCATGATCTCCTCTATACTTTTATGCTGCCGGATGAGATCGATAGCCCTTTTTGGACCAATACCACGAATGGTCTCACAGTAGTCACTGCCCAGCAGTATACAGAGGTCAATAAACTGGTCTTGGGTCATACCTACGTCCTCGAGAATCCGGTTCAGATGAAACTCCTGGATCGGCAGCTTTTTGGCCTCACTAGTGGTGAGGTGACGCAGAAGCAGAGGAGTACCAAAGGTCAAGGCATCCATATCTTCAGTGGCTGCAGCGTACACTTTTCCAGCTTTCACCAAAGCAGCACACGTGGCCTCGGCCTCACAAGGCGCATCTACGTGGGGGATTCCCATTAACGAAAGCAGTTTTTTGCACTCGTCGTTGTGTTGCTTTGTCACCTTCACAAGCCTCTTATTGAATTTCTCAATGTTCTCCACTTCACCCGCTTCTTGGGCGGCCTCCAGCTGTTTCTCGGCTTCTGCCCTCCTTTCACTCCGCTTCGCCAGTTCACCCGACTTCAGCTGCGGTGGCTTCCCATCAAATACGTAAACGGGCTTGATGCCGTGCTCCACCATACGTATAGTGCGATAGAACATACCCATTAGGTGACTGGTGGTTTCACCGTCCTCGTTCTGAAGCATGTTACCATCCTGCCGCACGGCTATAAGAAACTGGTAGATGCACATGGACGCGTCCACCGCCACTTTACGTCCAAAGTAACTCTTTATGTCGTTCTCTTTTATGGCTCCGGGAGCCACGTCGGCGATCAGTTTAGCCAGGCCTTGAATTCCCATTGCAGAGTAGTGAAGAAGTGAAAGTCAGTAAAACGTCAATCTGAAAAACAGAGACATAAATATAGTAATATATCGGAGGAATACAGAGCAGTACACATCACATGCAATTATTATTCACTATATTACTTTTTTATTGTATTATgcataggggtgcaccgaaatgaaaattgtggtccgaaaccgaaaattcaggatgcccttgaccgaaaaccgaaaccgcctttttgcccaaatacttttaaaatacttttttttttaatgattttattaataattctttttcatgaatgaaattcatctgtgggtggcgcggttatggaggggggggatatgtgggtggcgctgttatggagagggggatatgtgcactgttatgggcataacagtgcacagatccctttccccataacagtgcacagatccctttccccataacagtgcacagatccctttccccataacagtgcacagatccctttccccataacagtgcacagatccctttccccataacagtgcacagatccctttccccataacagtgcacagatccctttccccataacagtgcacagatccctttccccataacagtgcacagatccctttccccataacagtgcacagatccctttccccataacagtgcacagatccctttccccataacagtgcacagatccctttccccataacagtgcacagatccctttccccataacagtgcacagatccctttccccataacagtgcacagatccctttccccataacagtgcacagatccctttccccataacagtgcacagatccctttccccataacagtgcacagatccctttccccataacagtgcacagatccctttccccataacagtgcacagatccctttccccataacagtgcacagatccctttccccataacagtgcacagatccctttccccataacagtgcacagatccctttccccataaccgtgcacagatccctttccccataaccgtgcacagatccctttccccataaccgtgcacagatccctttccccataaccgtgcacagatccctttccccataaccgtgcacagatccctttccccataacagtgcacagatccctttccccataaccgtgcacagatccctttcc
This genomic interval carries:
- the FEN1 gene encoding flap endonuclease 1, yielding MGIQGLAKLIADVAPGAIKENDIKSYFGRKVAVDASMCIYQFLIAVRQDGNMLQNEDGETTSHLMGMFYRTIRMVEHGIKPVYVFDGKPPQLKSGELAKRSERRAEAEKQLEAAQEAGEVENIEKFNKRLVKVTKQHNDECKKLLSLMGIPHVDAPCEAEATCAALVKAGKVYAAATEDMDALTFGTPLLLRHLTTSEAKKLPIQEFHLNRILEDVGMTQDQFIDLCILLGSDYCETIRGIGPKRAIDLIRQHKSIEEIMDNIDLKKYPVPENWLHKEARQLFLEPEVIDVNGVELKWTDPEEEALVAFMCGEKQFSEDRIRNGAKKLTKNRHGSTQGRLDDFFKVTGSISSTKRKENDAKGSAKKKAKTASTPSRKFKKGK